A stretch of Aspergillus nidulans FGSC A4 chromosome VI DNA encodes these proteins:
- a CDS encoding protein asqN (transcript_id=CADANIAT00009369) produces MRVLVNKHVFMQPQPGHYAHTRMSMLLLKPKTKDLLSHRLDDVFRSASREADALAAARYREPERGAPTGFNLAFNTDKNFWEYITNDDPQRGERFARAMHAVNINSLDVIPRLYPFDSLVVDGGLIVDVGGGQGQVAKRILEYFPSSGLRCIVQDRYVVNASSPGPAVVEMQQHDFFEAQPVKGAAAYFFRHIFHDWPDKACAAILKQTARAMDKDRSRILICDQVLQDDVPAEASLLYDIDMMSLFGGKERSLAEWKYLIASAEESLHIVNVIFSTESEAAILDVRIK; encoded by the exons ATGCGTGTTCTCGTAAACAAGCACGTCTTCATGCAACCTCAACCGGGCCACTATGCCCACACCCGGATGTCTATGCTGTTGCTGAAGCCAAAGACCAAAGACCTACTGTCCCATCG GTTAGATGATGTCTTCCGATCCGCCAGCCGGGAAGCCGACGCACTTGCCGCTGCTAGGTACCGTGAACCAGAGAGAGGTGCCCCTACAGGGTTCAACCTTGCCTTCAACACGGACAAAAACTTCTGGGAGTATATAACCAACGATGATCCTCAGCGTGGCGAGCGGTTCGCGCGTGCCATGCATGCAGTCAATATTAACTCGCTAGACGTGATTCCCCGGTTGTACCCGTTTGATAGCTTAGTTGTCGACGGCGGTCTGATAGTCGATGTTGGTGGCGGCCAGGGTCAAGTCGCAAAGCGAATCTTGGAGTATTTTCCGAGCAGTGGCTTGCGATGTATCGTGCAAGATCGTTATGTCGTCAATGCCTCTTCACCCGGTCCCGCAGTCGTGGAGATGCAGCAACACGATTTTTTCGAGGCGCAGCCAGTGAAAG GGGCTGCTGCATACTTTTTCCGCCATATCTTCCATGACTGGCCCGACAAGGCCTGCGCGGCCATCCTGAAGCAGACGGCGAGAGCCATGGATAAGGACAGGAGTCGAATCCTGATTTGCGACCAGGTCTTACAGGATGATGTCCCAGCCGAAGCCTCTCTTCTCTACGACATCGACATGATGTCCCTATTTGGTGGTAAAGAGAGATCTCTGGCGGAATGGAAGTATCTGATCGCCTCCGCCGAAGAGAGCTTGCATATTGTCAACGTGATTTTCAGCACGGAGTCCGAGGCAGCCATTCTTGATGTCCGAATCAAGTGA
- a CDS encoding FAD-dependent oxidoreductase (transcript_id=CADANIAT00009368) produces the protein MLRQSDFKIAIVGAGPAGLTLASRLTASSHSFDFTVFERRDKPDPSQVSVPCANLDLHRELGLRAIKGCGLYPQFLEVQSACTEQTRILDITGTVLSDTTGDGERPEISRNALIQLLLESIPEERIRWNTKVLDITPANCSRSKGKECLRFTDTSIATTPISEEIYDLIVGADGAWSRIRAAIPNAPKPIYSGVCYMTMYLRISREQYPDMDNMIGSGTFAVVGDNKLLLAQRAIHGTLRVCLFLHSKCLAAVRKELLASMHNHNTGPCPLLNPDDLINSLPSNPKTLQELLLTHDDFFASWSEDIKRLLRIAFESQVADAEIITRPMYMLPLVPYPYAHQRGIALVGDAASLMTPFAGRGVNVAMADSLDLAEELERLHLVTVSSSASTPAAIFADKLEGALSAYERTAYTRAKDAMELTWRNLCLSFSEKASDLFAAVMAS, from the coding sequence ATGCTACGCCAGTCCGACTTCAAGATTGCCATCGTCGGTGCCGGTCCAGCCGGGCTTACTTTAGCCTCCCGGCTCACGGCCAGCTCGCATTCCTTCGACTTCACTGTCTTTGAGCGGCGGGATAAGCCCGATCCATCTCAGGTCTCTGTGCCCTGCGCAAACCTGGATTTGCACCGAGAGCTAGGTCTTCGTGCCATCAAAGGCTGCGGTCTCTACCCTCAGTTCCTGGAGGTCCAGAGTGCATGCACCGAGCAAACCAGGATCCTAGACATAACCGGCACCGTACTCTCTGACACTACAGGCGACGGAGAACGGCCGGAGATATCGCGGAACGCGCTcattcagcttcttctcgagTCTATCCCGGAGGAGCGCATCCGGTGGAACACCAAGGTGCTCGACATCACACCAGCAAATTGCAGCAGGAGTAAAGGAAAAGAGTGTCTCCGGTTCACTGACACGAGCATTGCCACCACCCCGATATCAGAAGAGATATACGATCTGATCGTTGGCGCAGACGGTGCCTGGTCACGGATTCGCGCTGCGATTCCAAACGCCCCCAAGCCAATCTACAGTGGCGTCTGCTATATGACAATGTATCTCCGTATCTCGCGAGAGCAGTATCCGGACATGGACAATATGATAGGCAGTGGCACGTTTGCCGTGGTTGGGGACAAcaagctgcttcttgcgCAGCGGGCAATCCACGGTACCTTGCGGGTCTGTCTGTTTCTGCATTCCAAATGCCTGGCTGCAGTACGAAAGGAGCTACTAGCGTCCATGCACAACCATAACACTGGACCGTGTCCTCTCCTCAACCCGGACGACCTGATAAATTCTCTCCCATCCAATCCCAAAACGCTACAAGAGCTCCTCTTGACGCACGACGATTTCTTTGCAAGCTGGTCAGAAGATATCAAGCGCCTGTTGAGGATAGCCTTTGAGTCCCAGGTGGCGGACGCCGAAATCATCACAAGGCCAATGTACATGCTGCCTCTGGTGCCGTATCCGTACGCACATCAGCGCGGGATCGCGCTCGTCGGAGACGCGGCCAGTCTGATGACCCCGTTTGCCGGTAGAGGCGTCAATGTGGCCATGGCAGATAGCCTGGACCTTGCTGAGGAACTGGAACGTCTCCACTTGGTGACTGTGTCTTCATCTGCGTCGACGCCTGCAGCGATATTCGCCGATAAACTGGAGGGCGCCTTGAGTGCTTATGAGCGGACGGCATATACGCGCGCAAAGGACGCAATGGAGCTGACGTGGCGCAATCTCTGCCTCTCGTTTAGTGAGAAGGCGTCGGACCTATTTGCTGCAGTGATGGCTAGCTAA
- a CDS encoding protein CYP679A1 (transcript_id=CADANIAT00009367), whose product MSNGAPFPLDYRGTRNYGPRFIPDRYSTFVSSARKSPRTPPGGSDQVVHVNDAGVYKRTFAVASPFPKSEFFYSSVGVGDAIGAMTDTKKHRVRRSILGPRLRAKAIAPYTPSLQKLVIACMDIMAGKARQGKVINLLRYTRALTVDVISDFTFGRPMGVVNEAEEMPDLLNDLEVFGRHFHILKHFPISRKLLDIIPESFARKLMPLPGFFELREKATTAVNEAVVERQAGKTISNNTDGASFLDLLLNQIDENPSVLVDEGCAFITGGSDTTGFTMENATYLILSHPHILQSLLQELDTSPHIRDTFDLDHILRLPFLTAIIKETLRLYTPAPSPLPRTVPAEGIDVHGHFLPGGTILTHSLYLIHHNPVLFADPKSFKPERWLGTQGKVLEQYYVPFSKGSRSCIGMALAYHEVYTYLSLLFSRFEMEIFETSQSDMDWREHFFVKRNGQLRIRIVRDRWTGEAFPTRAVEADLR is encoded by the exons ATGTCTAATGGTGCACCTTTCCCCCTTGATTACCGCGGCACTCGCAACTACGGGCCTCGTTTTATACCTGATCGCTACTCGACTTTTGTTTCATCCGCTCGCAAAAGTCCCCGGACCCCGCCTGGCGGCTCTGACCAAGTG GTGCACGTCAACGATGCTGGGGTCTACAAGAGAACTTTTGCCGTTGCATCGCCCTTTCCTAAGTCCGAGTTTTTCTACTCATCTGTCGGAGTCGGGGACGCGATTGGAGCCATGACAGACACGAAGAAACATCGCGTCCGCCGGTCAATTCTGGGTCCGCGGTTACGAGCCAAGGCAATTGCCCCTTATACACCAAGTTTGCAAAAGTTGGTCATCGCCTGTATGGATATCATGGCTGGCAAGGCGCGCCAGGGCAAGGTGATCAATCTGTTGCGGTACACGCGTGCCCTAACGGTAGATGTGATTTCCGATTTCACATTTGGACGCCCGATGGGTGTCGTcaatgaagcagaggaaATGCCAGACCTGCTAAATGATTTGGAGGTGTTTGGGCGGCACTTCCACATCCTGAAGCATTTTCCGATAAGTCGCAAGTTGCTAGATATCATCCCTGAATCATTTGCGCGCAAGTTGATGCCACTGCCGGGATTCTTCGAGCTTCGTGAG AAAGCCACCACTGCCGTCAACGAAGCCGTGGTAGAGAGACAAGCTGGCAAGACCATAAGCAACAACACCGATGGGGCAAGCTTTCTAGACCTGCTTCTTAACCAGATCGACGAGAATCCCAGCGTGCTGGTCGATGAAGGTTGTGCATTCATCACCGGCGGGAGCGACACCACGGGCTTCACCATGGAGAACGCAACGTATCTTATCCTGAGCCATCCACATATTTTGCAGAgtcttctccaggaactcgacaCTAGCCCACATATCAGAGATACCTTTGACCTCGACCACATCCTACGCCTCCCGTTTCTGACTGCTATCATTAAAGAAACCCTCCGTTTATACACTCCGGCCCCAAGCCCGTTGCCGCGCACCGTGCCTGCAGAGGGCATCGATGTTCATGGCCACTTCCTCCCCGGCGGT ACAATCCTCACCCACTCCCTCTACCTAATCCACCATAACCCGGTGCTCTTCGCGGACCCGAAAAGCTTCAAACCAGAGCGATGGCTCGGGACGCAGGGTAAGGTGCTGGAGCAGTACTATGTACCGTTTAGCAAGGGTTCGCGTTCGTGTATTGGCATGGCGCTTGCATATCACGAGGTTTACACCTACCTTTCGCTTCTGTTCTCGCGATTCGAGATGGAGATCTTCGAGACAAGTCAGTCGGACATGGACTGGCGGGAACATTTTTTTGTCAAGCGCAACGGGCAACTGAGGATTCGGATTGTGCGGGATAGATGGACTGGCGAGGCTTTCCCAACAAGGGCAGTTGAGGCTGATTTGAGATAA